A region of the Sodalis ligni genome:
GGGCAGGAGTGTTTCTGGCGCCTATACTGAAGGCAACCGAAGGCTGTGCGACGTCTTGAAGAAACGGAAGCATATTCCGTTCCACTATCCGCCGGTGCGGTTTGACATTAAATAGCCATGCGCTTGCAAAGAGAAGCCCACCAGCGCACGGGAGATTCGGGTCATTGATTGAATCAATATCTTTAAACAAATTATTTATCATAATGTTACACATATTTCCTTTTGATTTTAGACACAAGTCGTATATACCAAATATTCAAATTCAGATTTTCAGTAAGATTCTAGTCACATCCCGAACGTATGATTTCAGCATCTATATCGCGGAGCAGGTTCCGTGACCAGGGAGTTTGAGGATGCCAGTAAAAGGTTGGATCCGGGGAATGTCGGCCGCCTGAGCGAATAACCCCAGCCTTTAACGCATCTTTCGCAACCTGCGTATAACAAGGATATTGGAGGGATTATGCCGGAATGGATGTTGTCCGCCATTTCCAACTATGGATACGCAGCACTGTTCGTGGCCGCTCTGATTGAAGGCCCGATGGCGACGCTCTTTGGCGCGATTCTGGCGTCCCAAGGGCTGCTGCATCTCGGCGGCGTCTACGCTATCGCCGTGGCGGGGGATCTGGCCGGGGATCTGATTCTCTATGGGCTTGGCATGAGCGGCCGCATCGCGATTTTGCCGTGGCGCCGCCGTATCGACTTTGGCCGCTGGCAGCCGGCGCCGCTTCTGGAGCGGTTTCGCGCCCACCCCGGACGTATCCTGGTGACGGCAAAGCTGACCCACGCGGCGGGATTTGTCGTGCTGGTGAGCGCGGGCGCGGCGAGAATTCCGCTCTGGCGTTTCCTGGGGTTTAACCTGCTGGCGACCTTACCCAAGAGCGGTTTGTTTGTATTGCTGGGGTTCTTTGCCGGCGCCGCTTGGCAGCGTATCGATTTATGGCTGTGGATCTTTTCCTGTTCGTTCCTGGCTGTGTTCTGCATCACTCTTGTCGTTTATCTGCGTAGGATCACCGGTTCGGTGCTGCCAGGAGGGTAATTGCATGCGTATCGCTGTATTTACAGACAGTTTTTATCCTGAGCTGGGAGGGATCCAGGACTCGGTGTTGTCCGGATGCCGGGAGCTCGGCAAACGCGGCCATCAGGTAGTTATTTTCGCTCCCCGCGCCACCCGCCATGATTTTAGCGTAGCAGGCGTCCCTGAGCGGGAAGTGGACGCCGGGGGCAATGTCGAGATCCGGCGGCTGTTTTCTCTGCCGGTGCCCAGCTCCACCGGGCAGTCCCGTCTGCTGGTGCCTACCGGGCGGCGCTGGCGCCAGCTATTGTCTTTCTCGCCGGATATCATCCACACCCATACCTTTCTGGGGGCCGGCCTTGAGGCGCTCAGCGCCGCTCGCCGCCTTGATGTTCCGGTGGTAGGGACCAATCACTGGGCTATCGGGGAATTCAGCGGATACACTCCTTTTTCAGCCAATTTTTTCCGCGAAATCAGCGTCCGGGGGGTCACCCGGTATTACAACCGCTGCGATATGGTGACAGGCCCTTCACATTCCGTCATCGACGAAATGTGCGCGTTCGGGCTGCGCCGTCCGCACTGTGTCATATCCAACCCGGTGGATACGGCTCGGTTTTGTCCGA
Encoded here:
- a CDS encoding DedA family protein, which codes for MPEWMLSAISNYGYAALFVAALIEGPMATLFGAILASQGLLHLGGVYAIAVAGDLAGDLILYGLGMSGRIAILPWRRRIDFGRWQPAPLLERFRAHPGRILVTAKLTHAAGFVVLVSAGAARIPLWRFLGFNLLATLPKSGLFVLLGFFAGAAWQRIDLWLWIFSCSFLAVFCITLVVYLRRITGSVLPGG